TACGCGTCGGCGAGCGGAGCGAGCCGCGCGTCGATCTCCTTCTGCTCCTCGGCCGGGAGGGTGAACTGGCGCAGCCCGTGCTCCTTGGCCGCCCAGGCGAGCGCCTCCTCGACGTGCTGGTCCACGTACTCGCCGGTCCACACCGACTGCTCGGCCACGAGGTCGTCCATGACCTTCTGCACCTCGGCGGGCAGCGAATTCCACTTCGCCTTGTTCATCACCACGGCAAAGGACACGACCGGGAGATTCACGAGGGTCGCATTGGGCGTGTAGGCCGCGAACTTGAAGTCCTGGAGGATCTCGAGGGAGGAGACGATGCCCTTGACCACCCCCTTCTGGATCGCCTCGGGGGTGTCGGACTGGGGCATGGCCACCGGCACGCCGCCGAGGAGCTTCAGCACCTCGGCGCTGGTGCCGGCCACGCGCAGCTCCATGCCGCTCAGGTCCTTCAGCGACTGCACCGGGGTCCGGGTCATCAGGTTGGTGGGCGGGCAGGTAAAGAGCGCGAGGACCTTGACCTTCTCGAACTCCTTCGGCTGGTGCTTCTGCACCAGGTCCAGCAGCACCTGGCTCGCCACCCGGGCGCTGGTGAAGCCGTGGTGCAGGTCCACCGCCTCGGAGACCGGGAAGCGCCCGGGCTGGTAGCTCATGGCGAAGTTGCCGATGTCGGCGATCCCCGAGGTGACGCCCTCGAGCATGTTCTTGGCGCCGACCAGGGTGCCCCCGGGGAAGGTCTTCACCTTCACCGCGCCGTTCGTGCGCTTCCCCACCTCTTTCGCCCAGCGCTCCATCTGGACGCTGGGGAAGGTGACCGCCGGGGGGAAGTTGGCGTAGGTGAGGGTGATGGTCTCGGCCCTCGCCGGTGCCGCCAGCGCGGCCATCAGGGCCACGAACGCAGAGAAGAATGCACCCGGTCTCATGGCGTACCTCCCGCAATGTGGATCGTTCTTGTAAAACGAGCGGAAAGAATACCAGAATCGCCACCCCCGCAACCCGCCGCGGCGCGCCCTTCTCAAGCCGCGGGCGCCCCTGTAGGATGGCTCCATGAGCAGCAAGCATTTTCCCTTTACGAGGCAGCAGGTTAGCGAGATCGTCGAGCGCTTCCCGACGCCCTTCTACCTCTACGACGAGGCGGCCATCCGCGCCAACGCGAAGCGGATCGCCCGGTTGTTCTCGGTCTTCCCGGGGTTCAAGGAGCACTTCGCGGTCAAGGCCCTGCCGAATCCGTTCCTGCTGAAGGTCCTGGCCGACGAGGGCTTCGGGGCCGACTGCGCGAGCCTGCCGGAGCTCGTGCTCGCCCGCAGGGCGGGGATGTCGGGCGAGGACGTGATGTTCACCTCGAACGAGACGCCGGCACACGAGTACGTGTTCGCGCGGGCCCAGGGCGCGGTCATCAACCTGGACGACATCACCCACATCGACTACCTGGAGAAGGCCTGCGGGATCCCGGAGCTCGTCTCCTGCCGCTACAACCCGGGTCCGCTGAAGGACGGGAACGTCATCATCGGCCGGCCGGAGGAGGCGAAGTACGGATTCACCCGCGAGCAGCTCTTCGAGGGCTACGCGAAGCTGCGGGAGAAGGGTGCGCGGCGCTTCGGGCTGCACACCATGGTCGCGTCGAACGAGCTCTCCGGCGACTACCACGTGGAGACCGCGCGCATCCTCTTCGAGCTCGCGGCGGAGCTGAAGAGGAGGATCGGGATCCGCCTGGAGTTCGTGAACGCGGGCGGCGGCGCGGGGATCCCCTACCGGCCCGAGGAGCAGGAGCTCGACATCGAGTACGTCGCCCGGGGAATGCGCAGGGCCTACGACGAGATCGTCGTGCCCGCGGGACTCGACCCCCTGGGGCTGCGCCTGGAGTGGGGGCGCATCGTCACCGGCCCCTATGGCTGGCTGGTGACGAGGGCCATCCACGAGAAGGCCATCTACCGCAGGTACATCGGGCTGGACTCGTGCATGGCCGATCTGATGCGCCCGGGGATGTACGGGGCCTATCACCACGTCAGCGTTCCCGGCAAGGACGACGCCCCGCGCACGGAGACCTATGACGTCGTCGGCAGCCTCTGCGAGAACAACGACAAGTTCGCCGTGCAGCGCCAGTTGCCGCAGATCGACGTGGGTGACTTCGTCGTGATCCACGACGCCGGGGCGCACGGCCGCGCGATGGGATTCAACTACAACGGCAAGCTGCGCTGCGGGGAGGTCCTGCTGCGCCCGGACGGCACTCTGCTCGGCATCCGCCGCAGCGAGACCATGGAAGACTACTTCGCGACGATCGACTTCGAGGCGCTCGCCGCCTTCGACGCGTAGGGGACGAGGATGATACGGCGCAATCCCGGCTTTTCGAACCTCACCGCGGGCTATCTCTTTCCCGAGATCGCCCGGCGCCGCAGGGCCTACTTGGCCGCGCATCCGGACGCGAAGCTCATCAGCCTCGGCATCGGGGACACGACCGAGCCGATCCCCCCGCACGTGGACCGGCGGATGGCCGAATACGTGCAGCGGCTGGGCACCGTCGAGGGCTATTCCGGCTACGGCGACGAGCAGGGACTCACCGCGCTACGCGAGCGCATCGCCGAGGTGTTCTACGCGGGGAGCGTCGCGGCACAGGAGGTCTTCGTCTCGGACGGCGCCAAGTGCGACATCGGGCGCCTGCAGCTGCTCTTCGGCCGGGGCGTGGAGGTCGCGGTGCAGGACCCCTCTTACCCCGTCTACGTGGACGGCTCGGTCATCATCGGCGCCGCCGGACCCTACGAGGACGGCACGAGCGGCGGGCGCCCCGGCTACCGGGGTATCCGCTATCTCCCCTGCACCGCCGCCAACGGCTATTTCCCCGATCTCGAGGCGCTTCCCGAGAATGGGCTCGTCTACTTCTGCTCGCCGAACAACCCCACCGGGGCGGTCGCGACGAAGGCCCAGCTCGCCGCCCTCGTGCGCGCCGCGACCGCGAAGGGCTCGCTCATCGTCTACGACGCGGCCTACGCGGAATTCATCCGCGACCCGGCCCTGCCCCGTTCGATCTACGAGGTGGAAGGCGCGCGGGCGTGCGCCATCGAGGTCAATTCCTTCTCGAAGACGATCGGCTTCACGGGCGTGCGCCTCGGCTGGACGGTGGTGCCCCGGGAGCTCGCGTACGCCGACGGCTCCTCGATCCACGCGGACTGGAACCGCGTGTGCACCACCGTGTTCAACGGCGCGTGCAACGTGAGCCAGCACGGCGGCCTCGCCGCCCTCGAGCCCGAGGGCCTGGCGGAGATGCGCACCCTGACCGACTTCTATCTCGGCAACGCGGCCCTCATCCGGCGCGCCCTCGAGCAGCTTCGGATCACCTGCATCGGCGGCGACAACGCCCCCTACATCTGGGCGCACTTCCCGGGCCGCTCCAGCTGGGAGGTGTTTGCCGATATCCTCGACCGCTGCCACGTGGTGACGACGCCGGGGTCGGGCTTCGGCCCCGCGGGCGAGGGCTTCGTTCGGTTCTCCGCCTTCGGCCACCGGGAGAACGTGATCGAGGCCTGCCGCCGCCTCGAGAGGCTCGGAGCCTAGGGACCGGGCCAGCGCGGGCACCCGGCCCGCGGGACGGATCCGCCCAACGCCCTGCCCGTGCCCCGCACCCCTGACCCGCGGTCCGCCCCTGCCCTCGCCCCCGGCGTGCGCCGCCGGGAGGTCTGGGCCTGGGCGATGTACGACTTCGCCAACTCCAGCTACACGACCATCGTCATCACGGCCGTATTCAACGCCTGGTTCGTCTCGGGCATCGCCCGCAACGCCGAGTGGGCGACGCTCTCCTGGACCACCGCGCTCTCGGTCTCCTACGCCCTCATCATGGCGACCGCCCCGGCGCTCGGGGCCTGGGCCGACGCCCACGCCGCGAAGAAACGGCTCCTGCTGGTGACCACCGCCGGTTGCGTCGTCGCCACCGCCGCGCTCGCGCTCGCTGGACCGGGCGACGTCGCGCTCGCGCTCGTCCTCGTCGTGGTCTCCAACTACTTCTTCGGCAGCGGCGAGAACCTCATTGCCGCGTTCCTGCCGGAGCTCGCGAGCGCGCAGGGGCTGGGGCGGGTGTCGGGCTGGGGTTGGGCGCTCGGCTACGTCGGCGGGCTCGTGAGTCTCGCGCTCTCCCTCGGTTGGCTCGCCTGGGCCGAGGCACACGGCGTCGCCAACGAGGCCGCCGTGCCCGTGACGCTCGTGATCACTGCCCTCCTCTTCGCTACGGCCGCCCTGCCGACCTTCCTGCTGCTGCAGGAGCGCGCCGTGCCGCGGGGCGGTCCGGTCGCCCGGCAGGCGCTCGCCGGCGCCCTCGCCCGGCTGCGCCAGGGCCTGCGCGACACGGGGCGCTACGTGGACATGCGCCGATTCCTCGTCTGCATCGTCTTCTACCAGGCCGGGATCCAGGCGGTCGTCGCGCTCGCCGGGATCTACGCGCAGCAGGCGATGGGCTTCACGCTGCCCCAGATCATCACCCTCATCGCCGTGGTCAACGTCACCGCCGTCCTCGGCGCCCTCGCCTTCGGCCATCTGCAGGACCGCCTGGGGCACGTGCGCACGCTCGGGCTGACACTGCTCGGGTGGATCGCGATGGTCCTGCTCGCCTGGGCGGCGACGACCCCGCCGCTCTTCTGGGTCTCCGCCAACCTGGCGGGGCTCTGCATGGGCGCGAGCCAGTCGGCCGGCCGCGCCCTCGTCGGCTGGCTCGCCCCGCAGGCGCGGCGCGCCGAGTTCTTCGGGCTGTGGGGACTCGCGGTGAAGCTCTCTTCGATCCTGGGCCCGCTGACCTACGGGGTCGCCAGTTGGCTCTCCGGCGGCGACCACCGCTTCGCCATCCTGCTCACCGGGAGCTATTTTCTGCTGGGCCTGCTGGTGCTCGCGGGGATTGACGTGGCGCGTGGGCGCCGGGCGGCGATCAGCGGAACGGCGTCATGATGGTCTCGGGCCGGACCATCTTCCCCATGTCGTAGCTGACCCGATTCATCGTGTCGCGGATCATGGCCATGGAGCCGTTCATGGAGGCCATCAGGACGTCCATCTGCTGCATGGCCTGCGACATCTCGCCCACGTCGTTCGTCATCGTGCCGACGTTCGTGTGCATGGTGTTCATGTCCCGGCCCATGATGCCCATGGCCGCGGTCGTGTAATCCATCCCGCCGCGGACGGCGTGCAGGTCCCCGCTCATCTTCGCCGTACCGTCCTCCAGGACCCCGCGCATGACCTGTGTCCTTCCGGTCATCGCCCCCATGTCCTGGGACATGGAGGTCACGTCCTTCCCCATCTGGCGCACGGACTGCGTCATGTTCGTCATGTCGCCTCCCATGCTCCACATGAAGAGCCCCATGCCGAGACCGGCCCCGGCGAGCGCACTGAGCAGAATGCCGGCCAACGCGACCTGGGCGATCGAAAATCCCCTGGGCTCTTCTGAGGTAGTCGACACGGCAGGGCTCCTCCTCACGCTCGGGTGCCGGGGTCTCGACCCCGCTTCTTTGACGTTGGTGGACACTGGCGACACCCGATGCCGCGCGGAATCCTGGCCCCGCCGCCGGGCTGCCCCCTCACTTTAGCAGGGATCG
The window above is part of the Gammaproteobacteria bacterium genome. Proteins encoded here:
- a CDS encoding TRAP transporter substrate-binding protein, with product MRPGAFFSAFVALMAALAAPARAETITLTYANFPPAVTFPSVQMERWAKEVGKRTNGAVKVKTFPGGTLVGAKNMLEGVTSGIADIGNFAMSYQPGRFPVSEAVDLHHGFTSARVASQVLLDLVQKHQPKEFEKVKVLALFTCPPTNLMTRTPVQSLKDLSGMELRVAGTSAEVLKLLGGVPVAMPQSDTPEAIQKGVVKGIVSSLEILQDFKFAAYTPNATLVNLPVVSFAVVMNKAKWNSLPAEVQKVMDDLVAEQSVWTGEYVDQHVEEALAWAAKEHGLRQFTLPAEEQKEIDARLAPLADAYVQRVSAQGLDGKQILSDVRALKAKHEKASREKGK
- a CDS encoding diaminopimelate decarboxylase yields the protein MSSKHFPFTRQQVSEIVERFPTPFYLYDEAAIRANAKRIARLFSVFPGFKEHFAVKALPNPFLLKVLADEGFGADCASLPELVLARRAGMSGEDVMFTSNETPAHEYVFARAQGAVINLDDITHIDYLEKACGIPELVSCRYNPGPLKDGNVIIGRPEEAKYGFTREQLFEGYAKLREKGARRFGLHTMVASNELSGDYHVETARILFELAAELKRRIGIRLEFVNAGGGAGIPYRPEEQELDIEYVARGMRRAYDEIVVPAGLDPLGLRLEWGRIVTGPYGWLVTRAIHEKAIYRRYIGLDSCMADLMRPGMYGAYHHVSVPGKDDAPRTETYDVVGSLCENNDKFAVQRQLPQIDVGDFVVIHDAGAHGRAMGFNYNGKLRCGEVLLRPDGTLLGIRRSETMEDYFATIDFEALAAFDA
- a CDS encoding LL-diaminopimelate aminotransferase encodes the protein MIRRNPGFSNLTAGYLFPEIARRRRAYLAAHPDAKLISLGIGDTTEPIPPHVDRRMAEYVQRLGTVEGYSGYGDEQGLTALRERIAEVFYAGSVAAQEVFVSDGAKCDIGRLQLLFGRGVEVAVQDPSYPVYVDGSVIIGAAGPYEDGTSGGRPGYRGIRYLPCTAANGYFPDLEALPENGLVYFCSPNNPTGAVATKAQLAALVRAATAKGSLIVYDAAYAEFIRDPALPRSIYEVEGARACAIEVNSFSKTIGFTGVRLGWTVVPRELAYADGSSIHADWNRVCTTVFNGACNVSQHGGLAALEPEGLAEMRTLTDFYLGNAALIRRALEQLRITCIGGDNAPYIWAHFPGRSSWEVFADILDRCHVVTTPGSGFGPAGEGFVRFSAFGHRENVIEACRRLERLGA
- a CDS encoding MFS transporter, producing MYDFANSSYTTIVITAVFNAWFVSGIARNAEWATLSWTTALSVSYALIMATAPALGAWADAHAAKKRLLLVTTAGCVVATAALALAGPGDVALALVLVVVSNYFFGSGENLIAAFLPELASAQGLGRVSGWGWALGYVGGLVSLALSLGWLAWAEAHGVANEAAVPVTLVITALLFATAALPTFLLLQERAVPRGGPVARQALAGALARLRQGLRDTGRYVDMRRFLVCIVFYQAGIQAVVALAGIYAQQAMGFTLPQIITLIAVVNVTAVLGALAFGHLQDRLGHVRTLGLTLLGWIAMVLLAWAATTPPLFWVSANLAGLCMGASQSAGRALVGWLAPQARRAEFFGLWGLAVKLSSILGPLTYGVASWLSGGDHRFAILLTGSYFLLGLLVLAGIDVARGRRAAISGTAS